The DNA sequence AATGATAAGAGATTTCTGACAATTTATCGTATTTATTCTAAAAATCCATTATTAATAACCTATCAATCAGGTTGTGTAAAATCAAAAAAAAATATTACGCAATTATTGACTGATGAAGTGTCTGCTACCGAAGAAATTCTTACAATGAGAGATGAATTGGCGAGAAAGAATAAAGGCAATAAATTAGAAAATTTCATGAAAAAAACTTTAATAGATCTTGAAGAAAATTATAAGAATCTTACACGAAAGGATTTGAGGTTTTATAAAATAGAAATGGAAAAAATAGACCAACAAAATAGTATGGGAAAATTGCCCTAGACAAAAATTGCTCTAAATAGAAAACACTTAAATCAATCAAAACTTCCAAAACAAAGTAACAATCAAATCCATTGTTTTGTTTTGGAAGTCCTAATTGAAAAAATATTTTTATTTCTTAAAATCACCGTTTTATTTCAAAACAGCTTCATCAGTTGAGATTCGACGAAACATAATCAACGGTTTCTTCTTTCTTAGGAGGTCTAAGGAGATCTGAACTGAAAACGTTAGAATCATGTAAAGTACGATCAATAAAAATACGAACCCTATTCCGTGTTGTCTATATCCAAAGATCCCCTTACCCCAAGATATTAATATCCATTGTATCATATACATTGACGTTAGATTTCTACTGCAATACTTTAAAATTCTCATAAAAGCATTTTCTTTCATCTTTAAGGATATATTAAAAATTGCCCATAGAAAAATCAATGTCCATCCTGCAAAATAAATTACCCCACCAGGTCCCATGTGGTAAAAACCACCATAATTATAGTCTCCGTATAGAAAAACCAGAGGCGCTCCAACAGCAATGAACAAGAGCCCTACATATAACATATTCTTAAATAACTTTTTACTGTCATAATTGGTCTCCTGAAACCATTTACCAAAAAACATCCCAATAATGATAAAAGACATCCATGGAAAGACTGGAAAATAGACATTAGCAGGAAAATCGTTGCTAAAAAAAAGATCTGAGATATAATTAAGAACCGGATAATCCATATTAATTCCACTTATCTCTTTCGACACTAATGCTATTAATAATCCAATAGCCAGAATACCAAATTTATTTTTCACATACTTTCTGATAAATCCAACAAACAGTAAAGATATTCCGGCCAATTGTAAAATATCACCTAATAATACCAAATACAAATATTGTTGTTCTATGGGACCATGCCATCCAAACTTTTGAATGAAGTCTTCGGAAGCAAAACCAAAAATAACGGGAATAATGAATTTCATAAAATTCATGAAAAAAGCAGCCAGTAAAAGGAGCCCTCCCCGTTTTATTGAACTTTTAAGACTTTGATGACTGGAAGTCATAAAGGTGATCCCCATACAGATCAGAAAAATAGAAGTTCCTCTGCCCAAAAAGACAATAAAGCCCCCAATAGCGGTTTCAGATCGTGATTGTACATTTGCATTGATGAGCAAGGTATGTATAATAATCATCCCTATAACACTCATTCCTTTGATCAAATCCAGTGCTACAATTCTTTTACTTTGTTGTTCCATAATTTTCTTAGTTTTTAATAAGGTCCACTATATTTATCACTGATAAAAAATGCTAAAAAATTGCTGACAGCCTATTTCTATCGCGACATATAGGCTTTATTATCTCATTGTTTTTATTTATTAAAGCAGAATAATTCGTCTTTTCACAAGTGAAATTGTTCTACCTGATTTTTCAATTTTTTGTTATCTTTTTAGATGTATTTTTATTTATTCTAAATAAAGGCAAATATACAGATAAAAAGAATATATTTTATTTTCTTGTTAAAATTTGATCATCCATTTATAATCCGACATTCTACATAAAAAATCACCAAGTTCGCATACTATCAAAATCACCAAAATAGAGTCTTGCACCATCATTTTACTTCAGCTTTTTTTGTAATTTAGATTAAAAGAAAACCATTAGTTCGTGAAACAAATGAACTCCATTTCTAATCCCCATAAAAATGATTGATGTAAAAAAATATTCAAGACAAACAGGATCTTCAGCACCAAAACGGGTCATCAAATACACTTTATTTTGGTGCAATAGCGGACGTGCCGAAATTCTGATTGATGAAAATGTATTTATTCTGGAAGCAGCCCAAACTGTAACCATTACATCCGGACAGTATCATCAGTTAAAATCGGTGGAAGGAGAACTAACTGCACTTGAATTCACGCTTGATTTTTTTTGTAAAAACGATAGTGATATTGAACTGATTTTTCATAATGGATTATTCTGTCATTTCGGAATGAATGAAATGATAAGTGTTCATCAACCTTCTTTTTTTCAGAAACACTTGACCTCATTGAAAAAGAGATCCGCGAAAAACCATATCAGTATTTAATCTCTACACATTCTCTGGTTGAATTACTACTTATAGAAATCAACCGTAGTAAAATTGCCAATGGAGATGAGATCTGGAAGCCGGATGCCTTATTTCTAAAATTCCTCGAAAGTGTTCGGAATAATTTTCAAAACAATTATCAGGTTTCCCGTTTTGCCGATCTGTTGACAACCACTGAATCTAAGCTCAATGAAGTTTCAAAACTTCACACCAATAAAACAGCACAAAATGTGATCTACAGCCTTATTATTTCCGAAGCCAAAAGGCTTCTTCTTTATGAAAAGCTATCTATAAAAGAAATCGCTTATCAACTGGGCTTTAATGATCCTTTTTATTTTTCAAATTTCTTCAAAAAACATACTCAACAATCACCAAAAGACTATCAGAAAACAGTGAAAAGTTAAATATTATATGTTTTTTCCGGAATTGTCTATTCTTTGAGCCATAGCTTTCACTGAACTTTGTACCTATAATTGATCACATAAAAATTATAAGTATGAAAACCCAACAGAATCTCGCCATCTTCCTTTTAAGAATAGCACTTGCAACAGGCTTTTTATCTGCTACTGCCAGTAGGCTAGGTTTTTGGGGAGCACAGTCTTCCGGGTGGAAAAAATTTGTAAGCTATACTGCTGAAACCAATTCTTTTCTACCTCAGTCCTTCGCACCCGCTATTGCAATACTATCAACTGCGGCAGAACTATCTATAGGAGTTTTACTTTTAGTAGGATATAAAGTAAGTACAACGGCTTTATGCGCCTCCGTTCTTACCCTACTATTTGCAATTGCCATGAGTTTTTCCTTTGGATTAAAAGAGCCACTGGATTACTCTGTTTTTGCTTTCAGTGCCGGAGCCCATGTACTCAGTACTTTTCCTAATTACAAATGGACTCTAGAAGAATTTTTAAATCAATAACACACTAAAATATATTACAATGAACACAAACATCCACGATTACATCGTAAAAACAGAACAAAAAGAATGGCAGCCTTTAATTGAAAAAGGAATTCACTACGAAGGAATATTTGTAAAATCTCTAAAGTTTGATCCAGAAAAAAACAGATCTACAACAATACTTTTAAAATTCGAACCGGGAGCAAGCTACCCTTACCATAATCATCCTGCTGGAGAAGAGTTGTTTATCATGGAAGGGGATGCAATTATAGCAGGGGCTCGCTTAGAACAAGGAGACTATCTGTATACCCCTCCTAATTTCAAACATTCTGTGAAGTCCGAAAACGGATGTATGATCTTTTTTATGATACCCGAAGAAGTTGAAATTCTTTAAAATTAGTATTCATCAATAAAAAAACCGCAGTAAAACAATGTTTTACTGCGGTTGTATAATGTTGTATAATTAAGTGTAAGTGTAAGTTTTACTTACAACTATTTATTTTACTTCTTCAAAAATAACTAGTACTGAAAACCAATTAGTTGTATCTTTAAGGTACAAACAAGATACTGATTTTAAATTTTTCAATGTAGAGAATTATTCGAAAATCGTCATTTCGTTTTATTCAATTTTAAATATTAGATAATTCTTAAAAACAAATCTTAGTATTTCAAATGTTTATTAATTGCAGTATTTAGCAAATGTTCTTTTTTCCGTAGTTGTGTAGAAAAAATATTACTGTCGAAGATTTTTTCACACCTTTTTATGTAACTAAAATAATTGGATTTATTTTTATTTACAGATGGTTTAACGATCATTGAGAACTCATCTCTCGCATTTTTTACAAGAAATGTTCTATTCCGAAACGTCTGTTTAATTTCTCCATTTTCCCCATCTAAATCTCGTAACGGTTTTTTGTATAATTTTTTAATTTGATTTTTAAACACTGCTTTTGGAATATTCGGATTTTTGTTTCTTATTGCTCGATTAGATCTTCGTCGAACAATAGAAATTAGTCTTCTATAAAATTTAGCAATATTTGTTGATTTTATACAAGTATTGTATCCTCGAAATTCAAATCCAAGGTATATTAAAGGCGCGTCTTTCCTTTCATTTCCTTCAACTTGCTTAAAGGAAGTTAGTCTACTATTTTGTTCTTGATTGTATATTGATTTTCTAAAAACGAAAGATTCGGTTTTTGAAGAACTTATTTTTAGATTGCTTTGTTTAATAAGATTTTCAACATAATTTTTTATATCTCCTAGATCATCCACATTTGCTATTATGATAATATCATCAGAATATCTTCTATAAAATCCACCCTTACCCTTTACGACTATATCTAGAATGTTTTTATCAAAATCCAACAAATATAAATTTGCAAGAACTGCACTTATAGGTAATCCTTGAGGAATACCTACTTGAATTTTTTCTTTATTGTAAAATGAGTTTTTATAAATTCTTAATTTCCCTTGTTTTATAGTATTTCGAAAATCTGCATTTGACTCAAAGAAACTTTTGAAGCCTTTTTCTCTTCTTATTTTTGCTAATTTTTTTTCATCGAACCCAGATCGTTTACCACTTTTTTGCAATGTGACCCGCAAATCATCTCTTAAAACATAACTGAACTTTGTACATGAGTTGAATACATTTTTATGGTCTGGAGGTAATTGTTCCTCATTCAACAGATCACTCCACTTTTTCTCTAATAAATGATGGTCTAAGCTAGAAAAAAAACTTTCAATATCGAAAGTTAGCACGCCAACTTCCTCTTGGTCGCCGCTACGATTTTTAATTTCATCAAAAACGTCTTTAGCAAAATGAATTGTACTCTTCCCCTTTCCTGTATTTTCTAAAATAATTTTCCTGTAAGCATTGACACAACCATCAAGTTCCAGATCTTTTTTTAATGCCGTTTCATACAATTCATTTAGTATTGAGGCGTAATATCCATAAATTAAAGCGTCAAAATGTGTAGCATAATGAAGAGGTCTTTTTTTTGCTGTTTTTTCAAATTTAAAATCATTGAGTTTGAAATTATGCGTCCTCTCTTTTTCATTTAAATGTTTTTCCGAATTTACTTTTTTATATTTCCTTTCTTTAATGATCGAATGCATTAAAGGATAAAAAGCATATTTCTGTATGAAAGAAGGATCTTGGATTTTCTTTTGATAACTTTTCCAATTTTCATTGATGCGTAAACTCGGGGATAAATGTAAATATCCCTTGGTTTTCATCCAATTTGGTTTGACTGTATCATTTCTCATAAAAAACCCCGTAGAAAGTTCTAGCAATAATGATTATTAAATTTACATACCTCCGAAGAGCGGACTAGTACCCATTAACTGAGTCATTGTAATGTTCGTAAAGATGTACTGCAACTAATTAATGTTGCTCCAATTAAACCCTATTTAATAACAGAATTAATGAATTTGGAACTACTAATTAAATTACTTATCTTGTGGCTTGAATGCGTGATGCTCCTTGTAACGGGAATATCGCATTGCAAACTTTTATCCTGCAAAAGCAGTAAGACCGAAGTCCTGTAGTCCTGACTAGATGTAAAAAATCAACTTCCTACGAGTACATCAAATATAGGAAAATAAAAAACTAAACAACTACTATGAGTAACTTTCAAATTGGTGATCTTATTTCTTTAAAAAACCACCCTTATTCTTTAAATCAAAAGACGAAAATTGGAGCAAATGCTTTAATGACCCCACCACTTATGGTAGTTACTGAAATATTAAAGCAAAATAAATTCAATCCAGATTCTGAGAATGAAGAAAAACTTTTAGGACAAGTTTTGGGCACTTTCTATAACTCTAAAAATTGTAATTACGAAAAATTTTGGTTTAATATTGACGAAATAATTCCTATTACTAGTGCAGAAAAAGAGAATATAGAAGAGAACATTGCGGGTAAAAAAACAGTTCCAACCGAATTAACTGCTGTAAAAAAAGAATATAAAGGAAAACAAGTGATTTTAAATACTGCTGATGCAGAATTGGGGAAAAAGAAAATCAGTTGGAGTGAAGAAGGTGATAAAGAAAAATTTCGTACTGAGTCCTATATGGATTTCTTACCGCCAGTAATGACCGTAATTGACGTTGTTGAAAATTCTAAATTTTTAAAAGATAGAAGAGATCCAAAAGATGGTACGTTGAAAAAAGATTCTTGCAAATTCTTATTAAAATGCAAATGGTTTAACCCTTCTAAACAATCATTTTCCGAGGATCTTATCCCTTTTAACATTGTAGAGGAAGTTATCTTTGATCAAGAAAAAATTGATATTATACAATTGGGTATGAGTGGAAGTAAATTATTTAAAATTCCAAAAATCACTCCATTTGAAGGACATCCTAAAAGTCAAATTAATAATACGTTAGTTGAAATCATCAACATGATTCTTTTAAATCATAAAGTACGGATCGTATATTCTGACTACTTTTCAAAAAAAGTGAAATCATCTTATTTACAAGATTTCGATTTTGAATCAACGAAGTTTAAAATTACAGATTTAGCTAAAAATAAATTTCCAGATTATTCGTCGAGCGTCTTTAATAATATAAAAAACTTATCTTGGGAGCAAGATAAGTTTTATGAAATCAACTATACCGACAGAAAAGGAAGATTTACACAAAGAATAATAACCAATTGCTCTACTAGCACATTTGAAAACGAAGATGAAATTGAAGAAACTTTTATCATTGCAAATTGCTTATTAAGAAAAGGAGACATTCGTCATTTTCGTTTAAAAAACATTATTGAACGATCGACTTTAACTAAAGATTTCGAAAACTTAATAATGTAACTTTAAACTGAACAGTTTAATTCACAAGTAAATTAATTTCTTGTAAATACATTTTTTTATATGAAGAAGAAACTCTGAATGAACTTTCGAAAAGGGGAATTTCTTCAGTTTCTTCTTTTACTTTGAAATCTTCTTGAGTGTGCTGACCTTTTTCTGTGAAATTTAAGTTTCCGGGATAAATGAAATATGTAGAAATAACGTCATCATTCTCGATTCCCAGTTCTCTGTAAACACTATTTAACCTGGTATAGCCAGCCAATTGTCGTGCATCTTCCATCGTGGGATTTCCGTTTAAATAACGTGGTTTGTACTTCGCATCTACAACAGCTTTTATTCCACAATTTGTATTTAGAATAAAATCTGGTTCTTGTTTATTGAATTTTTTATGATATTGCACTTCTCCTTCCAAAGAGTATCTGTCACGAAGTTTTCCAAATACAAACAATTCAAATAACTTACTCATATCTATCCAAAATGGCGGATGCAATGTTTTTGCTTTGTTGGAGTTTTTAGAAATATTGTAGTCATTTAACGCCAAAATTTGATTTCCTAATTGAATTGCACGATTATAGTTTTTAAAAAACGGATTACTCTCTTTAAAATCCAATTTACTGAAAGTATTGTCGCTTACCTGATGGAAACCACCATTGCAGTATCTTTGAATTTCTACTAAGTTTTTATATATGTCTGAATTTTTCGAATAATCTTCCAAATGAATTGAAACACAAGATAAAACAAATTTCAAAAATTGGTTTAATTCAATGTCAAAGCCAAATGCCTGAAATTTACAAATTGTTTTTGTGTAACGATTTTTAAGTATATTTTTTTTGATTTGTTGTCCTACCAATACTTTTCCTTTAACTTTATTGTTTAAATTTTCAACCTTTTCGTAATATGATTTTTTCAAACCCTTCTTTACTAAATCTTTTACAACAGATAAAAACTGGGCAATTAAAAAAGGTGTTAAAAGTGGTTGTAATTGATTGTCAATTTCAATCCAATCTTCATCGAATTTTATAGAGATCAAGCCGTCTAAATGTTCAAAGTTTTCTGGTTCTTTCAATGATTCCAAAAGCATTTGAACATAATTTACTTGTTTTTCTTCATTATTAATCTTTGGCTCAATGTAGATGTTAGCTCCTAAATTTGGAAAACAATCTAAACCAATATAATAAGACGAAGAAATACTGCAGGAGTATTGATTTTCCTCAGAATTTCTATTTAATGAAATGGAAACACAGTTTTTTTCTTTATCATTTTCAAAATTTATTTTATCTTCTAAAGTTGATAAATCAAAATAGTGCTCCCAATTTTCAATTTTTTGAAAAATAGAAATATGGTCTTTATGATAATATTCAAAATGTTCTGAAATCCTTAGCATTCTAATCTTTGATTAAAGAGAATTAATTACACTTCTTGCCGATTCTTTTAAAATACCATCTTTTATATATTCTTCTAGGATTGGTTTTATTTCATATTTAATTCTAAAGCTAAACTCAACAGGTTTTTCTTTAACATCTTCACCTTTTTCATTTTTTTCATAGTGTTGAATAAAATAAGAATGTCCGAGCCAAACATCCTTTGGATCAAAATCTGCTGTCATATATTCTGATTTTTTCATCACCACATTCTCATCCGAATAATCAATAGATGAATCATAATTTTCAATAAATAAGGAAGTAGCTTTAGAAAAAATATCTGTTTTAAAATCATCTTTTAATTCTGATTCCAAGTTCACTGGCAACACATCTACAAATGCAAACCTTCTTCTAATCGCATAATCAATATGCCCAATACTTCTGTCGGCAGTATTCATCGTACCAATAATGTATAGATTTTCAGGCAAAAGGATTTTTTGTTCACCTTCTACTTCATAGATACTATCTAAACCTTTCCCTCTATATTCTAAAGCGTAAATTAACTCGCCTAAAACCGTAGATAGGTTGGCTCGGTTTATTTCATCAATGACAAGAATATATTTTTTCTCCTTAATTTCTGTTTGATTTGTAGGAATAGCCTTACCTTCCAAAAAATCTCTAAACTTGTTCAAAACAACTATATAATAAGTCGCGTGCTGTCTTGCTGAACCAGATAAGTTGAGGTTTTTCACAATATCCTGTCTCGTAATATTATTGTCTAAATATGCCCTTTTAATATCTTTAAAACTCATTCTATGTTCATACCCTTTCCAGTTTTCGCCTATGTATAGAAAAGCATCATCCATCAAATCCACTAAATCTACATTATCTGATAATGATATTTTATCTTGCTCTAATGTTTCTGAAATTTTATCTATAAATAGATTAAATTCATCTTCTATCCATTTTTCCAAGGAAAGCTCGACAATGTCTTTTTTAGAATCTAAAAAATTATCTAGTGCAACTTTTGCAAATTTACTTATCGTTTTATTTACATTTTTATACTCGATTCTATCACCGTTTGCTTCAGCCACGATACCTCTTACAAAATCTTCATAAGTGTAACTTGGATGAAACTGTACAATTTTATATTGCTCGTGATCTTGAAGTTGTGCGATATCAGAAACGTCTAGTATTTCTCTGGCAATTAATTCTGCTCTTCTCGTTTTACCTGTTCCAGGAGGACCTTGTAGGATAATTTGTTTTTTGTATTCTAAAAGTTGAATTGTGCTATTCATTTCTTTTATTTTTACTTGATATTGTGAAATTAGTGTATTTATATTTTCTAATATATATCTTACTTTATCTCCGATTAGTTCGTTGATTTTGACTAACGAACTTACTAACTTTTCTGAAATATTTTCATCATTTATATTGTAAATCTCATCATATGTAAGACTTTGCGAATTTTGCCATTTTTTCCACGTGACTTTATCTGGCAATTTTTTTATTACTTGATGAAATATGTTTTTTTCTTCTTCTGTTCCTTCAAAATGAATATCTACCGAAAGATTGTTTCTATTTTTGTTTATTTCAAAATGAGCAGTTATATTACCGATTATATCTTTTGAATCAGCAATCCATAAAAAATTTGAAACGTTTGGAGAAATGTCTTCGATTTTAAATTGCGGATATTTCGAATCAACAATTTGTTTCACTTCATTCAAAATATCATAAAATTTATTATATCCTGTTGGCATCCATTCTTCTTTTAGTTGCCAAGGATAAGTCATAATATTATAACTATCCTCGTCATTGAGTTGTTTTTTGAAATATGTTAATATGTTATATGAGCTTTTGAACCAATTTCCGTTTTCATATTTAGGTACACTACCATCTGTAATACCTAATTGGAGTTTTTTATACAGCACCTTCAGGTGGTCTTCGGCAATAATAGTACATAAAAACTGAGGTTGAAGAGAAGCAATTAATCTATTAGTTGCAGCTTGCATACTCTGCGATGTAAATTGCCGTATTATTTTATTTATTAATATATATAAATCCCAATTAGGTTCATTTTGTGTTAATGCAAGATCTCTCAATAAAGGAGATATTTGACTCCAGTTTTGTTTTAATTTGTTTTTATCTTCATTCGTGAAACATCCTTGTTGAAGTGAAGAAACACATTGTCCTGCATTTTTTTCAAAAAACTCATTAAATACTTGTTGATCCCAATCCTGCCATTTATCAAATCTTGTTGCATTATTAATAAATAAAGGGATAAAATAGTGATATCGATTTTGCCATTCTTCTCTAAAAGGAATTTCTTTTAGAATTTCTTTTAAATCCATTTTATTTTATATATTCTTTATTTGATTGAGATTAGCTCATTTATAATGTCATTTTTGAATTTACTAAAGATTCTTTTATGGTAATTCTCTTTTTCTAACTCAATTCCAAAAATCAAGCGATATCTTTCTTCCTTTGAAATATCTATATCCGGAAACATTTTTTCCAAAAGAATATTTAGATAATTAGTAGAATATTTATATCGTAAATCAATTAAATCCTGCAGTTCCTTATCTGAATGCCCACGATAAATTAATTCTAAATTTAGTGCTTTGACAGTATCAATACCTTTGCTATTTAAAAATGAGTTGTTTTTAAATATAATTTGATTTTTAGTAATATCTAGAGGTAAATAACTAAATGAATAACTAGAAGCTATATTGTGATCAATATATGGATGTAAATGATTTGATAAGTTCAAGTTATCAGTACTTTTTATTGTATTACAAGTTGCGCAAGATGGTACTAAATTGTAAAATGAAAGAGCTAACATAGGAAAATCTTGTTTAGGAAACCAATGGTCAAATTGAGGAACCATACCTTTTCCTTTTTTTTCATAGACAAAAATATACTCTCTATTGCAATAATTACAAGTATGTTGATTTAATAGGTTAGCAAGTAAATAATTTTTTCTCTCATTTAAAAACCAATTTGTGTATCCTGAATCAACAAATAATTTTTCTGCTTGTTCTTTAAATTCCGTAAGTGACCTTCCAGGAATTGCAGCATAAGTGCGAGATTTTAAATCCATAATTTCAATTAATCTCGCTGGTTTTCCAGTAATAATTTCTTTTATTTCGTCAATAGAAAATAAATCGCAAAACTCTGTTTCTAAACCACTCCGTTTTTTAGAAGAAGAGCAATATTTACAAGAAGTCTCACCACAAGTATGACCTTCTGGATTTCTAATTAAATTGTACCTTCCTTTTAGTTTGATAGCCAGCCAACATACTGCTTCATTACTATAGGTCTCTAAAGCATTAACTTGTTCCCCTAGATAATTCATTATTCTCTAATATTAATATTTAAACCTGAGCTTCTCGCAATTTCCATTATCTGTCTTCTTGCTTGTTCTTTATCTATTTCGTCAGAGAAAATTTGATAATACATTTCATTCATTTTATATTTGAGTAAAGGTTCATCTACCAGATCAATAATTTGTTTGTGATCTTCTTTTGGTGATTCAAGAATCCATCTATTTTCTTCAATAATCTTGTTTAACTCCTGTTTTTTTTGTTCTAAAATAAGATCTTCAACCTGATCAAACAAATCAACTTCCTTCTGTAATAATTTATATCTCAACCATAATATAGCTAGATCAATCTTCTCTTTTGCAAAATCTCCCATTAAGCCGTCTGATAAAAAAAAACTATCTGCTAATAAATCATGAATGTTTGCCCCAAAAGTCTCCTTGTTATCGTTACTGATGATTGTCTCACCTGCTCCATTCTCATCTAAAAAAACAACATTTTGCTTAGGAATATCAGACAAAGTTAAGGGATCATGAGTGGTAAAAATAATTTGAATATTAGATTGAGTAGTAGAAAAATTGAAAAACAATGGAAGACTTTTAACTATAGAATTGACAAATTTTTTCTTCCATTCCGGATGATATCCTAAATCAGCTTCATCTAAAAGTAAAACGTATTCCTCTTGAATTTGTTCTTTCTCAATATTTTGAACACGCTCATATATTACTGAATAGAAATTTAATAATGCATTTTCTCCTGAACTAAGTTTTCGATCGGTAGATTTAATTCCTAAAAAATCGCTTACTCTAACCTTTTGATTATAATAATTACTAGTTAGATGATTTACAATTTCTTTTTGTAAAGCTTGTATTTTTTCCAGATTAATATATTCTGTATTAAAAGCTTTATTATTGACCGAATTATAATCTTGAATTTCATCTACTATCTCGTAGATAAATTTAAAAAGTTCTAAAACTTGTGTATTAAAAACATGCTTAGCTTTTTCTGGAGGTTGAGCATTAAAATGAACTTTTGCATTTGTAACGAAATGATTAAATAATTCTACCGCAGTGTAGTCAACTATTTCCAACTCATTTATTACGCCCTCGCTCAAGAAAGTATTATTTCTTTCCATTAAGTTAACTGTAATTGTTAAAAAAGAAGAAATGAGGTTCCGCTTGAAAATATATGCATTTATTTCATGTTGATTCAGTACATTCTCTCCTTCCATTCGACGGATTCCCACCCATTTGTCTATTTCTTCATCACATTTACTAAGAATATCTAATATTATTTGTCTAAATTGGTAGGGCGTATTATGAAACGAATCTCTAGAAATCTCCATCTTATTAGAACCTCGCAAAATTACAGTGCCTACTTCGAACTTTAATCCCTCAAAAATATTCGAAAACACTGAATGCTTTTCTCGCAAACTTGACGATAAAAAACTCATCTGTCTTGCAGTACTTAAATGCTCTAAATCTTGCTTTGGATTTAAACTCCATCCGTTTTCATTAG is a window from the Chryseobacterium sp. T16E-39 genome containing:
- a CDS encoding helix-turn-helix domain-containing protein, with amino-acid sequence MTTTESKLNEVSKLHTNKTAQNVIYSLIISEAKRLLLYEKLSIKEIAYQLGFNDPFYFSNFFKKHTQQSPKDYQKTVKS
- a CDS encoding 5-methylcytosine restriction system specificity protein McrC — protein: MLRISEHFEYYHKDHISIFQKIENWEHYFDLSTLEDKINFENDKEKNCVSISLNRNSEENQYSCSISSSYYIGLDCFPNLGANIYIEPKINNEEKQVNYVQMLLESLKEPENFEHLDGLISIKFDEDWIEIDNQLQPLLTPFLIAQFLSVVKDLVKKGLKKSYYEKVENLNNKVKGKVLVGQQIKKNILKNRYTKTICKFQAFGFDIELNQFLKFVLSCVSIHLEDYSKNSDIYKNLVEIQRYCNGGFHQVSDNTFSKLDFKESNPFFKNYNRAIQLGNQILALNDYNISKNSNKAKTLHPPFWIDMSKLFELFVFGKLRDRYSLEGEVQYHKKFNKQEPDFILNTNCGIKAVVDAKYKPRYLNGNPTMEDARQLAGYTRLNSVYRELGIENDDVISTYFIYPGNLNFTEKGQHTQEDFKVKEETEEIPLFESSFRVSSSYKKMYLQEINLLVN
- a CDS encoding cupin domain-containing protein, which codes for MNTNIHDYIVKTEQKEWQPLIEKGIHYEGIFVKSLKFDPEKNRSTTILLKFEPGASYPYHNHPAGEELFIMEGDAIIAGARLEQGDYLYTPPNFKHSVKSENGCMIFFMIPEEVEIL
- a CDS encoding heparan-alpha-glucosaminide N-acetyltransferase domain-containing protein codes for the protein MEQQSKRIVALDLIKGMSVIGMIIIHTLLINANVQSRSETAIGGFIVFLGRGTSIFLICMGITFMTSSHQSLKSSIKRGGLLLLAAFFMNFMKFIIPVIFGFASEDFIQKFGWHGPIEQQYLYLVLLGDILQLAGISLLFVGFIRKYVKNKFGILAIGLLIALVSKEISGINMDYPVLNYISDLFFSNDFPANVYFPVFPWMSFIIIGMFFGKWFQETNYDSKKLFKNMLYVGLLFIAVGAPLVFLYGDYNYGGFYHMGPGGVIYFAGWTLIFLWAIFNISLKMKENAFMRILKYCSRNLTSMYMIQWILISWGKGIFGYRQHGIGFVFLLIVLYMILTFSVQISLDLLRKKKPLIMFRRISTDEAVLK
- a CDS encoding reverse transcriptase domain-containing protein — protein: MKTKGYLHLSPSLRINENWKSYQKKIQDPSFIQKYAFYPLMHSIIKERKYKKVNSEKHLNEKERTHNFKLNDFKFEKTAKKRPLHYATHFDALIYGYYASILNELYETALKKDLELDGCVNAYRKIILENTGKGKSTIHFAKDVFDEIKNRSGDQEEVGVLTFDIESFFSSLDHHLLEKKWSDLLNEEQLPPDHKNVFNSCTKFSYVLRDDLRVTLQKSGKRSGFDEKKLAKIRREKGFKSFFESNADFRNTIKQGKLRIYKNSFYNKEKIQVGIPQGLPISAVLANLYLLDFDKNILDIVVKGKGGFYRRYSDDIIIIANVDDLGDIKNYVENLIKQSNLKISSSKTESFVFRKSIYNQEQNSRLTSFKQVEGNERKDAPLIYLGFEFRGYNTCIKSTNIAKFYRRLISIVRRRSNRAIRNKNPNIPKAVFKNQIKKLYKKPLRDLDGENGEIKQTFRNRTFLVKNARDEFSMIVKPSVNKNKSNYFSYIKRCEKIFDSNIFSTQLRKKEHLLNTAINKHLKY
- a CDS encoding DoxX protein, with amino-acid sequence MKTQQNLAIFLLRIALATGFLSATASRLGFWGAQSSGWKKFVSYTAETNSFLPQSFAPAIAILSTAAELSIGVLLLVGYKVSTTALCASVLTLLFAIAMSFSFGLKEPLDYSVFAFSAGAHVLSTFPNYKWTLEEFLNQ